A part of Streptomyces sp. NBC_01235 genomic DNA contains:
- the lexA gene encoding transcriptional repressor LexA has translation MTTTADSATITAQDRSQGRLEPVHAMNEAMNPEGHKRSLPGRPPGIRADSSGLTDRQRRVIEVIRDSVQRRGYPPSMREIGQAVGLSSTSSVAHQLMALERKGFLRRDPHRPRAYEVRGSDQAASVQPTDTAGKPAASYVPLVGRIAAGGPILAEESVEDVFPLPRQLVGDGELFVLKVVGDSMIEAAICDGDWVTVRRQPVAENGDIVAAMLDGEATVKRFKREDGHVWLLPHNAAYEPIPGDDATILGKVVAVLRRV, from the coding sequence GTGACCACCACCGCAGACAGTGCCACCATCACTGCCCAGGACCGCTCCCAGGGCCGACTCGAGCCGGTGCATGCGATGAACGAAGCCATGAATCCCGAGGGACACAAGCGCTCTCTGCCGGGCCGACCTCCAGGCATCCGCGCGGACAGCTCGGGACTCACCGACCGGCAGCGCCGAGTGATCGAGGTCATCAGGGACTCCGTGCAGCGGCGCGGCTATCCGCCGTCGATGCGGGAGATCGGCCAGGCGGTCGGCCTGTCCAGCACCTCCTCGGTCGCGCACCAGCTGATGGCACTGGAGCGGAAGGGCTTCCTGCGCCGCGACCCGCACCGCCCGCGCGCGTACGAGGTGCGCGGCTCCGACCAGGCCGCCTCCGTGCAGCCCACGGACACCGCCGGCAAACCCGCCGCTTCGTACGTCCCGCTGGTCGGCCGCATCGCCGCCGGTGGCCCGATCCTCGCCGAGGAGTCGGTCGAGGATGTGTTCCCACTCCCGCGGCAGCTGGTCGGTGACGGCGAGCTGTTCGTACTGAAGGTCGTCGGCGACTCGATGATCGAGGCCGCGATCTGCGACGGCGACTGGGTCACTGTCCGCCGCCAGCCCGTCGCCGAGAACGGCGACATCGTGGCCGCGATGCTCGACGGCGAGGCCACGGTCAAGCGTTTCAAGCGCGAGGACGGCCATGTGTGGCTGCTCCCGCACAACGCTGCGTACGAGCCGATTCCCGGCGATGACGCGACCATCCTCGGCAAGGTGGTGGCCGTACTCCGCCGCGTCTGA
- a CDS encoding trypsin-like serine peptidase translates to MQSIRPSFTARRGRNARRRTSPVLGAVALASVLALTATACDSGDTNAHSRASASASAAGDGKITIPDDIKDKLKEHGIDLDKWKNGAWKNWDKDDWLREAQDYINPIIKGLWDPDRMREAEEPDRGVDDSDLSGDQGVTDPTPAAVDAKAVPTTYHANAPEAGKVFFDSPEGTMVCSATVVQDPAHPGKSNLVWTAGHCVHAGKGGGWYRNIAFVPSYNDQGLSAEQLQTATKEQAAPYGVWWGDWTKTSDQWIAQGGETGGDGASYDYAVIHVTPEEGGSGKSLEETVGSALPVDFKAPAVPKVSSLTATGYPAAAPYDGQKLYQCQDKPGRFSLNSADPTMYRIGCTMTGGSSGGGWVATGSDGKPALVSNTSIGPVKSGWLAGPRLGDVAKGVYDSVSAKFAGQ, encoded by the coding sequence ATGCAATCCATACGGCCGTCGTTCACCGCTCGTCGGGGGAGGAACGCGCGCCGCCGAACCTCCCCCGTGCTGGGCGCCGTGGCCCTCGCCTCGGTGCTCGCGCTCACCGCGACCGCCTGCGATTCGGGCGACACCAATGCCCACAGCCGGGCAAGCGCGTCCGCGTCGGCAGCCGGCGACGGAAAGATCACGATCCCGGACGACATCAAGGACAAGCTCAAAGAGCACGGGATCGACCTCGACAAGTGGAAGAACGGCGCCTGGAAGAACTGGGACAAGGACGACTGGCTGCGCGAGGCGCAGGACTACATCAACCCGATCATCAAGGGACTGTGGGACCCGGACCGGATGCGGGAGGCCGAGGAGCCGGACCGGGGCGTCGACGACAGCGACCTCTCCGGTGACCAGGGCGTGACCGACCCGACGCCGGCGGCGGTGGACGCGAAGGCCGTCCCGACGACGTACCACGCCAACGCCCCCGAGGCGGGCAAGGTGTTCTTCGACTCCCCCGAGGGCACGATGGTCTGCTCGGCGACGGTCGTTCAGGACCCGGCGCACCCCGGAAAGTCCAACCTGGTGTGGACGGCTGGCCACTGTGTGCACGCCGGCAAGGGCGGCGGCTGGTACCGCAACATCGCCTTCGTGCCGTCGTACAACGACCAGGGCCTGTCGGCCGAGCAGTTGCAGACGGCCACCAAGGAACAGGCCGCTCCGTACGGGGTCTGGTGGGGCGACTGGACGAAGACCTCGGACCAGTGGATCGCGCAGGGCGGAGAGACCGGCGGCGACGGCGCCTCGTACGACTACGCCGTCATTCATGTGACGCCGGAGGAGGGCGGTTCCGGCAAGTCCCTGGAGGAGACGGTCGGCTCGGCGCTGCCGGTGGACTTCAAGGCCCCTGCGGTGCCGAAGGTCAGCAGCCTCACCGCGACCGGCTACCCGGCGGCGGCTCCGTACGACGGGCAGAAGCTCTACCAGTGCCAGGACAAGCCGGGGCGGTTCTCGCTCAACTCCGCGGACCCGACGATGTACCGCATCGGCTGCACGATGACCGGCGGTTCGTCGGGCGGTGGCTGGGTCGCGACCGGGTCGGACGGCAAGCCGGCGCTGGTGTCCAACACCTCGATCGGCCCGGTGAAATCGGGCTGGCTCGCGGGGCCGCGGCTGGGTGACGTGGCCAAGGGCGTGTACGACTCGGTGAGCGCCAAGTTCGCCGGTCAGTAG
- a CDS encoding IucA/IucC family protein, which produces MTTSRQSADFDSSTPSAPAPRQQGEALHTEPPHHTAVDLLDHPDPYTAAQAAAVENLLRCWVREAGLPAPGDGILRVPLPVGGVTLLAPVHYWSPTGWHRFGLPRLAGAPEQSPPADAVTIAALLARETLGGGRSPAATAEAETAHEGAAPAPFPAPTSGEGLDLVARVADSVRRTADFIGERRQRPADGPDLFLTAEQALLLGHPLHPTPKSREGLSDGEAHRYSPESRGSFPLHWLAVAPSVLATDSAWTEAGRPVPAARLTARLAGIGLPSLPEGVAALPMHPWQLREARHRPEVEALFDAGLLQDLGAHGLPWHPTSSVRTVHRPGAPAMLKLSLGLRITNSRRENLRKELHRGVEVHRLLRAGLSKRWQAAHPGFDIVRDPAWLAVDGTDGLPLTGLDVMIRHNPFAPADDVSCVAALVAPRPYVRGTADSDVPTPAARRASPDLAPARRSRLASIVTRLAVRTGRPLGAVAAEWFLRYLEQVVRPVLWFDGEAGIALEAHQQNTLLLLDPDGWPMGGRYRDNQGYYFRESSRAELEAQLPGIGERSDTFVSDEVTDERFAYYLGINNVLGLIGAFGSQRLADEQLLLAAFRRFLADAASGPDPLRSSLPARLLDSPSLRCKANLLTRLHGLDELVGPVDTQSVYITIANPLRS; this is translated from the coding sequence TTGACCACCTCCCGACAGTCCGCCGACTTCGACTCCTCCACGCCTTCGGCCCCGGCCCCCCGGCAGCAGGGAGAGGCCCTCCACACCGAACCGCCGCACCACACCGCCGTCGATCTCCTGGACCATCCCGATCCGTACACGGCGGCCCAGGCCGCGGCCGTGGAGAACCTGCTGCGCTGCTGGGTGCGCGAGGCGGGCCTGCCCGCCCCCGGCGACGGCATCCTCCGCGTGCCGCTGCCCGTCGGCGGCGTCACCCTCCTCGCCCCCGTCCACTACTGGTCCCCGACGGGCTGGCATCGCTTCGGCCTCCCGCGCCTGGCCGGCGCACCCGAGCAGTCCCCGCCCGCGGACGCCGTGACGATCGCGGCCCTGCTGGCCCGCGAGACGCTCGGAGGTGGTCGCTCGCCCGCCGCAACCGCTGAAGCCGAGACGGCCCACGAGGGCGCCGCCCCGGCGCCCTTCCCCGCCCCCACCAGCGGCGAAGGCCTCGACCTCGTCGCGCGTGTCGCCGACTCCGTGCGCCGTACCGCGGACTTCATCGGCGAGCGCCGGCAACGCCCCGCCGACGGACCCGACCTGTTCCTGACCGCCGAACAGGCGCTGCTGCTCGGGCATCCACTGCACCCGACTCCGAAGAGCCGAGAAGGCCTCTCGGACGGCGAGGCGCACCGGTACTCACCCGAGTCGCGAGGGTCTTTCCCTCTTCACTGGCTTGCTGTCGCCCCGTCCGTGCTCGCCACCGACTCCGCCTGGACCGAAGCCGGCCGTCCCGTCCCCGCCGCCCGGCTGACGGCCCGACTCGCGGGCATCGGGCTGCCGTCGCTGCCCGAGGGTGTCGCCGCGCTGCCGATGCACCCCTGGCAACTGCGCGAGGCGCGGCACCGTCCCGAGGTGGAGGCTCTGTTCGACGCCGGACTGCTTCAGGACCTCGGCGCTCACGGCCTTCCGTGGCATCCGACCTCCTCCGTACGCACCGTCCATCGGCCCGGTGCCCCGGCGATGCTCAAACTGTCGCTGGGCCTGCGCATCACCAACTCGCGTCGCGAGAACCTCCGCAAGGAACTCCATCGCGGGGTCGAGGTGCACCGCCTCCTGCGCGCCGGACTGTCCAAGCGATGGCAGGCTGCCCACCCCGGCTTCGACATCGTCCGGGATCCGGCCTGGCTCGCGGTCGACGGCACCGACGGCCTCCCGCTGACGGGCCTCGACGTGATGATCCGCCACAACCCGTTCGCCCCGGCGGACGACGTCTCCTGCGTCGCCGCCCTCGTCGCACCCCGGCCGTATGTCCGAGGCACCGCGGATTCGGACGTCCCGACGCCCGCGGCCCGCCGGGCTTCTCCGGACCTGGCTCCCGCCCGCCGCTCCCGGCTGGCCTCGATCGTCACGCGCCTCGCCGTACGGACAGGCCGGCCGCTGGGGGCGGTCGCCGCGGAGTGGTTCCTGCGCTACCTGGAGCAGGTCGTCCGTCCCGTTCTGTGGTTCGACGGTGAGGCTGGGATCGCCCTGGAGGCACACCAGCAGAACACGCTCCTCCTCCTGGACCCCGACGGCTGGCCCATGGGCGGCCGCTACCGCGACAACCAGGGCTACTACTTCCGCGAGTCCAGCCGCGCGGAACTCGAAGCCCAGCTGCCCGGTATCGGCGAACGCAGCGACACCTTCGTCTCCGACGAGGTCACCGACGAGCGGTTCGCCTACTACCTGGGGATCAACAACGTGCTCGGACTCATCGGCGCGTTCGGCTCCCAGCGGCTCGCCGACGAACAACTGTTGCTCGCCGCCTTCCGACGCTTTCTCGCCGACGCCGCCTCCGGCCCCGACCCGCTGCGCAGTTCGCTGCCCGCCCGACTCCTCGACTCGCCCTCCCTGCGCTGCAAGGCCAACCTGCTGACCCGGTTGCACGGCCTCGACGAACTCGTCGGCCCGGTGGACACCCAGTCCGTCTACATCACCATCGCCAACCCCCTGCGTTCCTGA
- a CDS encoding ATP-dependent DNA helicase yields MTKPSLPELLHAAVTAVGGTERPGQVTMAEAVAEAIDEGSHLLVQAGTGTGKSLGYLVPALAQGERVVVATATLALQRQLVERDLPRTVDALHPLLRRRPEFAMLKGRSNYLCLHRLHEGVPQDEEEGLFDQFEAAAPTSKLGQDLLRLRDWSDETESGDRDDLTPGVSDRAWAQVSVSSRECLGATKCAYGAECFAEMARERAKLAEVVVTNHALLAIDAIEGAPVLPQHEVLIVDEAHELVSRVTGVATGELTPGQVNRAVRRAAKLVNEKAADQLQTAAEGFERLMELALPGRLEEIPEDLAYALMALRDAARTVISAIGATRDKSVQDEDAVRKQALASVETVHDVAERITNGSEWDVVWYERHDRFGASLRVAPMSVSGLLREKLFADRSVTLASATLKLGGDFNGVGASMGLAPEGTQGEDVPQWKGIDVGSPFDYRKQGILYVAKHLSRPARDGDRADMLDELTDLLKSAGGRTLGLFSSMRAAQLAAEELRTRIPEFPILLQGEETLGELIKNFSADPKTCLFGTLSLWQGVDVPGPSCQLVVMDKIPFPRPDDPLMSARQKAVEDAGGNGFMAVAATHAALLMAQGAGRLVRASGDRGVVAVLDQRLATARYGSYLKASLPDFWYTTDRDQVRRSLAAIDAAAKQVETQ; encoded by the coding sequence ATGACGAAGCCCTCACTCCCCGAACTCCTGCATGCTGCCGTCACCGCCGTCGGCGGCACGGAGCGCCCCGGCCAGGTGACCATGGCCGAAGCCGTCGCCGAGGCGATCGACGAAGGCTCCCACCTGCTGGTCCAGGCCGGCACCGGCACCGGTAAGTCGCTCGGCTACCTCGTGCCCGCGCTCGCGCAGGGGGAGCGCGTCGTGGTGGCGACCGCCACGCTGGCCCTCCAGCGCCAGCTCGTGGAGCGGGACCTGCCGCGTACGGTCGACGCGCTGCATCCCCTGCTGCGCCGCCGCCCGGAGTTCGCGATGCTCAAGGGCAGGTCGAACTACCTGTGCCTGCACCGACTGCACGAAGGCGTCCCGCAGGACGAGGAGGAGGGGCTCTTCGACCAGTTCGAGGCTGCCGCGCCCACCAGCAAGCTCGGCCAGGACCTGCTGCGGCTGCGGGACTGGTCGGACGAGACCGAGTCCGGTGACCGCGACGACCTCACGCCCGGCGTGTCCGACCGGGCCTGGGCTCAGGTGTCGGTGTCTTCCCGGGAGTGTCTGGGCGCCACCAAGTGCGCCTACGGGGCCGAGTGCTTCGCCGAGATGGCCCGTGAGCGCGCCAAGCTGGCCGAGGTCGTCGTCACCAACCACGCACTGCTCGCCATCGACGCCATCGAGGGCGCCCCCGTCCTCCCGCAACACGAGGTGCTGATCGTCGACGAGGCGCACGAGCTGGTCTCGCGGGTCACCGGTGTCGCCACCGGCGAGCTCACTCCCGGCCAGGTCAACCGGGCCGTGCGCCGGGCGGCGAAGCTGGTCAACGAGAAGGCGGCGGACCAGTTGCAGACGGCCGCCGAGGGCTTCGAGCGGCTCATGGAGCTGGCGCTGCCCGGCCGCCTGGAGGAGATCCCCGAGGACCTCGCCTACGCCCTCATGGCACTGCGCGACGCCGCGCGGACGGTCATCTCCGCCATCGGCGCGACCCGCGACAAGTCCGTCCAGGACGAGGACGCGGTCCGCAAACAGGCGCTGGCCTCCGTGGAGACCGTGCACGACGTGGCGGAGCGGATCACGAACGGCTCCGAGTGGGACGTCGTCTGGTACGAGCGGCACGACCGCTTCGGTGCCTCCCTGCGTGTCGCCCCCATGTCCGTGTCGGGCCTGCTGCGGGAGAAGCTCTTCGCGGACCGCTCCGTGACCCTGGCCTCGGCGACCCTGAAGCTGGGCGGGGACTTCAACGGTGTGGGCGCCTCGATGGGGCTGGCCCCGGAGGGCACGCAGGGCGAGGACGTTCCGCAGTGGAAGGGCATCGACGTCGGCTCGCCCTTCGACTACCGCAAGCAGGGCATCCTGTACGTGGCCAAACACCTCTCGCGCCCCGCGCGGGACGGCGACCGCGCCGACATGCTGGACGAGCTGACCGACCTCCTCAAGTCGGCCGGCGGACGCACCCTCGGCCTCTTCTCCTCCATGCGGGCCGCGCAGCTCGCAGCAGAGGAACTGCGCACCCGCATCCCCGAGTTCCCGATCCTCCTTCAGGGCGAGGAGACCCTCGGTGAGCTGATCAAGAACTTCTCGGCGGACCCGAAGACGTGCCTGTTCGGCACGCTGTCGCTCTGGCAGGGCGTCGACGTTCCCGGCCCCAGCTGCCAGCTGGTCGTCATGGACAAGATCCCCTTCCCGCGACCCGACGACCCCCTGATGAGCGCCCGCCAGAAGGCGGTGGAGGACGCCGGAGGCAACGGCTTCATGGCCGTCGCCGCCACGCACGCGGCGCTCCTCATGGCGCAGGGCGCGGGCCGCCTCGTACGGGCGTCGGGGGACCGCGGCGTGGTCGCCGTACTGGACCAGCGGCTGGCGACGGCCCGCTACGGGAGCTACCTGAAGGCGTCCCTGCCGGACTTCTGGTACACCACGGACCGCGACCAGGTCCGGCGGTCGCTCGCGGCGATCGACGCGGCGGCCAAGCAGGTCGAGACGCAGTGA
- a CDS encoding diaminobutyrate--2-oxoglutarate transaminase family protein: protein MSVTEPVPEEAPSGRSARTSPAGTATVAAAPGARPAHEGILRRQSARESSARTYARALPIVPVRARGLTIEGADGRRYLDCLSGAGTLALGHNHPVVLEAIRKVLDSGAPLHVLDLATPVKDAFITELFRTLPPGLAGHARVQFCGPAGTDAVEAALKLVRAATGRTGVLAFTGAYHGMTAGSLEASGGAFDVRVARLPFPQDYRCPFGVGGERGSELAARWTESVLDDPKSGVRRPAGMILEPVQGEGGVIPAPDAWMRRMRQITADRSIPLIADEVQTGVGRTGAFWAVEHSGVTPDVMVLSKAIGGSLPLAVVVYRDDLDVWEPGAHAGTFRGNQLAMAAGTATLAYVRENGLAEHAATLGTRMMGRLRSLARDFPCMGDVRGRGLMIGVEMVDPEGDCGDGGIGAPLVAAHADDGLDALADGDGAGPDAGAGAGAGAGAATPRTAPHSAPAPAPCPAAPALALAVQRECLRRGLIVELGGRHASVVRLLPPLTITDEQAAAVLDRLADAMAVVSRGQDRGTGNGDHARSNRPKRPRRPPGPVPPQGDPAERAE from the coding sequence GTGTCCGTGACCGAGCCAGTGCCCGAGGAGGCGCCCTCGGGGCGTTCTGCCCGAACGTCTCCCGCCGGGACCGCCACCGTCGCGGCGGCGCCGGGCGCGCGGCCGGCGCACGAGGGCATCCTGCGGCGTCAGTCGGCACGCGAGTCGTCGGCGCGCACGTACGCGCGTGCCCTGCCGATCGTGCCGGTGCGGGCACGCGGGCTGACCATCGAGGGCGCGGACGGCCGCCGCTACCTCGACTGCCTCTCGGGCGCCGGCACCCTCGCGCTCGGCCACAACCACCCCGTGGTGCTGGAGGCCATCCGCAAGGTCCTCGACTCGGGCGCGCCCCTGCACGTCCTCGACCTCGCCACCCCCGTCAAGGACGCCTTCATCACCGAGCTGTTCCGCACGCTGCCGCCCGGTCTCGCCGGCCACGCGCGCGTGCAGTTCTGCGGACCGGCCGGCACGGACGCCGTGGAGGCAGCCCTGAAACTGGTCCGGGCCGCCACCGGCCGCACCGGCGTCCTGGCCTTCACCGGCGCCTACCACGGGATGACCGCAGGCTCCCTCGAAGCGTCCGGGGGCGCCTTCGACGTACGGGTGGCCCGCCTGCCCTTTCCGCAGGACTACCGCTGTCCGTTCGGCGTCGGTGGCGAACGCGGCTCCGAACTCGCCGCCCGCTGGACCGAGTCCGTCCTCGACGATCCCAAGTCGGGCGTACGGCGGCCCGCCGGGATGATCCTCGAACCCGTTCAGGGCGAGGGCGGCGTGATCCCCGCGCCGGATGCCTGGATGCGCCGGATGCGGCAGATCACGGCCGACCGCTCGATCCCGCTGATCGCCGACGAGGTCCAGACGGGCGTCGGGCGGACCGGCGCCTTCTGGGCGGTGGAGCACAGCGGGGTCACCCCGGACGTGATGGTCCTGTCCAAGGCCATCGGAGGCAGCCTGCCGCTCGCCGTCGTCGTCTACCGAGACGACCTCGACGTCTGGGAACCCGGTGCCCACGCGGGCACGTTCCGCGGCAACCAACTCGCCATGGCCGCCGGTACGGCCACTCTCGCCTACGTCCGCGAGAACGGCCTCGCCGAACACGCGGCCACTCTGGGCACCCGCATGATGGGCCGACTCCGCAGCCTCGCCCGCGACTTCCCCTGCATGGGTGACGTGCGGGGGCGCGGGCTGATGATCGGGGTCGAGATGGTGGACCCCGAGGGGGATTGCGGGGACGGGGGGATCGGCGCCCCGCTGGTCGCCGCTCATGCCGACGACGGACTCGACGCGTTGGCCGACGGTGACGGTGCCGGTCCTGATGCCGGTGCCGGTGCCGGTGCCGGCGCTGGTGCCGCCACGCCCCGCACGGCACCGCACTCGGCTCCCGCGCCCGCCCCCTGCCCCGCCGCCCCCGCGCTGGCCCTCGCCGTCCAGCGAGAGTGCCTGCGGCGCGGCCTGATCGTCGAACTCGGCGGGCGCCACGCCAGCGTCGTACGCCTGCTTCCCCCCTTGACCATCACGGACGAGCAGGCCGCGGCGGTACTCGACCGACTGGCGGACGCGATGGCGGTGGTCTCCCGAGGGCAGGACCGCGGTACGGGCAACGGGGACCACGCCCGGTCGAACCGGCCGAAGCGCCCCCGTCGGCCGCCCGGGCCGGTCCCGCCCCAGGGTGACCCCGCCGAACGGGCGGAATAG
- a CDS encoding GNAT family N-acetyltransferase produces MPPAETDADLRPAPASGIGDWGPTATPVGAFRLVPVRIERDLSLVGRWMNDPAVAAFWELAGPEPVTGRHLRRQLADDGRSVPCLGVLEGRPMSYWEIYRADLDPLARHYPARPHDTGIHLLIGGVADRGRGLGSLLLRAVADLVLDRRPTCARVVAEPDLRNIPSVATFLSAGFRFFAEVDLPTKRAALMVRDRALRDLS; encoded by the coding sequence GTGCCTCCCGCCGAGACCGACGCCGACCTCCGTCCCGCCCCTGCCTCCGGCATCGGTGACTGGGGGCCTACCGCAACCCCCGTGGGGGCCTTCCGCCTCGTCCCCGTACGGATCGAGCGGGACCTCTCCCTCGTCGGCCGGTGGATGAACGACCCCGCTGTCGCGGCGTTCTGGGAACTGGCCGGACCCGAGCCCGTGACCGGTCGGCACCTGCGCCGCCAACTCGCCGACGACGGGCGCAGTGTCCCGTGCCTCGGCGTGCTGGAGGGGCGGCCCATGAGCTACTGGGAGATCTACCGGGCCGACCTCGACCCGCTGGCGCGGCACTATCCGGCCAGGCCGCACGACACCGGGATCCACCTCCTCATCGGCGGCGTCGCCGACCGAGGGCGAGGGCTCGGCAGCCTTCTGCTCAGAGCCGTCGCCGACCTCGTCCTCGACAGGAGACCCACGTGTGCCCGCGTCGTCGCCGAACCCGACCTTCGCAACATTCCGTCCGTCGCCACCTTCCTGAGCGCGGGTTTCCGGTTCTTCGCCGAGGTCGACCTGCCGACCAAGCGGGCGGCCCTCATGGTCCGGGACCGGGCCCTGCGCGATCTTTCGTGA